TTTTTGGCACCATGCCAATGCTTCACACCACTTGCGATTGTGATAATCATGCCTTCATGTAAACTTATTGCTTCTTTACCCGCTTCTTGATACCATCCTTCTCCAAAGGTACAGATTAACATTTGTCCTCCGCCTGATTGAGCATGGTGGATATGCCAGTTATTTCGACATCCTGGCTCAAATGTAACATTGCTTACACCTGTTGGTTCACCTTTATGGTTATGGATGGGATTCAAGAATGAATCTTTCGTAAAGTATGCTTTATAGGCTTCATTGTATGCACCCACTCCAAAGGTATCCACTTTAGTAAAAACGTCTTTATCCATATACTTCATCATAAACCTCCTTAAGTTACTCTTAATGAGTATGGCTGTTGTAACTAGTATAAACCCTTGAGTCTGCTCTAAGTCAAGGGTTTGTCCGCAATCATTTTCATGTAATCCGTTAATTGGCATAGGTTGAATGTTTTCAATACAGATACTTCTTTACTATCAACTTAGCAAGTATTTTAGTGTATAATGATTGGTAACTAAAGGAAGTAAGTACAGATACACTTAAAGGGGATGCTATGAAACGATTAAGAAAATTAATCTATGCAATGATTACGGTTGTTGTATTAGTTGGTATTACAAGTTGTTCGAGCTCGGAGTATGACTTCGCCCGAATTACTGGCCTCGATTACTCCGCCGTAGTTGTGGATGAAGCGGGTAGTAATGGTAAAGTTGTCATCACAGAACAACTCACTTTTGATATTCATGCTGCAGACGAAGACAATGGATTTTGGGAACTTTGGCGTGAACTGCCTGAGTCCTATGTTGATGGTGTTAAAGTGGAGTACAATGTGATATCCGTGAAACAAATCTTTGAGGATGGCTCAGTTCAAGTCTTTGAAGAAAGTCCGAAGCTCTATTGGGATGATGAAGACTTTGTGGGTTATGACGGCAAGTATGGACCTGGAAAATGGTTCCACAGCAAGGGGCCATATGATGGCTATACTAACTTCGAATGCCTCTTAATCTATGTAGATGGTTTATACCGCGAAACACCTGTGTTTGAAATTCAATATGAAATGTCAAATGCAGCCCTTCGTTACAACGATGCTTCTGAACTATACCTGTCCCTGTATTATGGTGATTCAATCAACTATCTGGACTCAGTAAAAGGGGAAATCCTTTTCCCGCTTGATAAGATGCCACGTGAGGGGAACTATGAGGCATTTACGTATGGTACCAATGCACATGAATTCCCATTTGAAGAATCCACATCAAAAAACGAAGGATATCATACATTCTTCTTTGAACTCGATGAATCGCAATTAACTTTCAAATCTTTCAATCAATATATTGAGTTTGCACTTATAGCCTTTGGTGAAGACCGTCATGTCTTTACTCAATTCGCTTCGCAAAACAATTACTTTGACCAAGACATGCTCCCAAGTATTCGGGCAGCACAAGCTGAGTTTGAACAATTACCAATTGTTGCGGCACAAAATAGAATGAAGCTCTTTGTTGGATCAATCATTGGGACATTTGGTGTGATGATCCTTGCACTCTTCATCAACTTTATTGTCAAGAAAACAAATCCGATGTACAAACCTTCAATGCATATTGATTACTTCAGAGATATCCCGAATGATTTAGATGCAAACTTCGCACGTAAGCTTGTCTTTGCGAAAACTTATACTAAAGATAACATTGGTGATGGCTATGCAGCGGCTATGTTAAGCCTCGTGCATAAAGGGTATGTTGATGTAGAACAGATCAATCCTTCAAAGGGATGGAGTCAAAAGAATGTCAAGATTCATGTTCGCAATGACGTACCGAATGAATCACAGATAAACCCCGTTCAAAAACCGGTGCTTTCACCTGTAGAAGAACGCTACTTCAACTTAATATTAAGGCATGCAAAAAGTGGAGAAATCACACAACAAGCATTCCAAAATAAAATCTCTAGCGACTATGAATACACCAATCGTTTTGTACAGGATGTGAAAACATCAACCGATCGTATTGGTATCGTTGACGGTTACTTTAAAAACAAGAATTACAAGTCACCGAAATATACCATGTTGGGCTTTGCAATTACCTTTGTGGTAATTGGAATCCTTGTGATGATTATCGGAAACCTTTCAATCTATCAAACACGATTGGAGTTAGCATATGGTGCCTTCTTCATTCTCGGATTTGGCTTTATCCTATCTGGCTTGTATATGGCATTTGTATCCCGTAACTATATTCTTCTCACCCAGTTTGGTCAAGACGAATATGAAAAATGGCATGGTCTGTATAAGTTCTTAAACAGCGAAACCTTGATGAAAGAACGGACGATATTGGAACTTGCTCTTTGGGAAAAATACTTAATCTATGCAACAGCATTTGGTATCTCTGAGAAAGTCGTGAAGGCTCTTGAGATACGATGTCCAGAAGCAGTCATGAATTCAAGTCCAATACTTAGAAACCCGCACTTTAGAACACGTGCATTCTATGCTACAAGTAGAAATTCATTCAGCAGTGCAACGCGTTCTGCTTCATTCACAGCCCGAAGCGGAGGCCATGGTGGTTATGGTGGCGGAGGCCGTGGAGGCGGTGGCGGTGGCGGTGGTCACTAATACTCAAAACTAATTTAAAAACAAGGCGAATGACCTGTACCCATCTTTTTTAAGATTTGAAAGGTCAGTTTATAGCCTTGTTTTTTTAATGGAAGTTGTCCTTCTTAGGTGGTTTGGGAATATCAATGACTTTCGGTGCATCATAACCATCCGTAATATATATCGTGATTCCTTTCTTTTGAAACTCATAGAATATCTTCGCAAGATCTCGTTGTAGTTTCTCAGATCGTATAATAATCTTATCAATACCCTGTTGCTTAAAATATTGCGGCGATGGGATGTCTTGATTGTATAAGTCCCAACTGTTATCAAATATAGAAGCGTTCATCTTGTAACGAAGCATTCGATTCGTATCAATCATGAATACAGGTGGCGCATCATGCCTTATGGTTAAAGTTTCTAGGTAGGGTGTTCCCCATATAAGTGCATGTTGGATATCCGCATTATCAACCAGTGACATTGCTTGGTCTTGTTGTGTTGTACCATTATAAAGTACAATGGGCCGATACCCTAGGGTTGCGCACGCCAACCCTTCTAAAACACCTTCATAGCTTGGCATATCAAGGAGTATTGCTGTATCCTTTTTGAGCGTTTCAATGTAGTGAATCTTTGGGATTGAAAAATTGACGTTAAGTGTGTCCTTTGCTCGTTCACTCAATCCGATAAATAGAACAGGACGAACCCAATCAACCCATCGCATACCAAAGGGTGCCCATCGTTTATAATAGTCTTTATCGTTCATGATTATTCCCCTTCAACCAAGACGGGTATGTCTTGGGCATGTGAATCAATCCGTGGTGACTCACTGATTCTTGCATAATACCCTGCACCTTTCCCATTGATGCTATAAGCACCAAGGCAGACATGATACGGTTTGTTTTCGTCATCAATTAATGCTTTACTTTCAAATTTCTTTTGTGCAATATATCGCTTTGGATGTCTTCTAACGTCTTTCATGATTTTATCATACTCATCCCCACGACATGCTTCCTTTATGGTAATGCCTTCACCCACTCTTCCCCAAACGGGTTTATAGATGAACCCTTCTTTTCCTTTGGCCTCTCTAACTGTCACAGTTTCTGGAAGTAATTTCTTCCAAGTTGGTAGATCCACGCCTACTTGGGCTAAATCATCCCAGATAAGTGGAAACTGTTTGGATTGAGCAAATTCCGCAATTGGATGGTTGCATGAAGGTGTCAGTGTATTAAAGTAACCACCCCAATGTTTGGGTTTAATATCAATAAGCCATTCAAGTGGTGTAAACCGTATTATCCCATCTATTTTCCCTTCATGATTATCAAGAATACTCATAGCTTGGGTATTCTCAAATTTTAAATGGTCAGCCGCACCATAGATAATGTCATAGCCTGAGGCTTTAAGTTGATCGCCTAAGAATTGCATGACTTGGCGATCATCACTATAAGAGGTACAATGGACCATCATAATCCGACCCCCTCGACGTACCTTTTCTTTGACAGCTTCTCCCATACGTTCACCAAAACTATGAACTGTGAATGTATGAGACGGGAAATATTTGGATGCAATTTGCGGCATCAGGGACGCTTCTGCAAAACCACCTGGAACATCACTATTAACTTCACTCAGTGCCCACCCACCTTGAACAACAGGATGAAAATCATAACGCATTAAGCGAATGTGCAGATGTGGATCATAGTTAGTCATGTTCTTAATGTCTTTTTTTATCTTACGCGACAACCCTAGTTTCTTGGTGAGATTCAGATTTTGATTGATGATTGTTTCAGCTTCAATCGTTTCTTTACTCAGACTTTCCGTCAGGGACTTAAGTTCTTGATGCTCTTGTTTACTTAAAACAAGAACATGTCGTGCAATGGTATTGTTATCAAGGAACTGAGGGTCCCATTTGTAGCCATCAAAAATAACATCGAGTCGATAATCCTCATATTGATCCTTTGGTATTGTTAATAGTTTCATGCATCTGCCCCTTTTTAGTAACACGTCTGTTTCAATACTATCATTATACTTTAAGGGCATCAAAAAATGAAATGAAAATCCTTCATTTGTCTTTATCGGCAAGGTGAACAAAATGGTCTTCAAATTGTTTTTTATATGTATTCGTGTTAGTATTTCTACAAAGGAGAAAACCTATGGAACGCTATATTATTGGGGCAATACTATTCGCTCTTGCCATTTATGTTTTGGTTATGTACAACAGTCTTGTGAAACGTAGAAATATGGTTGAAAATCAAAAGAGTCAAATTGATGTTGAACTACAAAGACGCTTTGACCTCATTCCAAATCTTGTTGAGGTCGTTAAAGGGTATGCTGGTTATGAGAAAAATACATTAGAAGATGTCATCAGTGCACGAAACAACTACATACATACTAAAGACAATACTTCGGATGCACTTCAGTCAAATGCATCACTTTCTGGTGCTTTGTCTAGATTATTTGCGCTATCAGAAAGTTATCCTGACCTGAAGGCAAATAAGAACTTTCTTGACTTGCAAAGTGAATTATCAAATACTGAGAAGAAAATTGCGTACTCGCGTCAGTTTTACAATGACTCTGTTTACAGACTTAACAATAAGATTGATATGTTCCCTTCGAACATTGTTGCAACCTTATTTAGGTTCAAGAAAGAAGCCTTCTTTGAGACCACTGATTCTCAACGGGCTAATGTCAATGTAACCCTATAACCGAAATAAATCGGTTCTTTAAAATTTGGTGTTGGTGGAGTTCAATCCATAGAATCTTAAGTTACAGTACTCACTATGATTTCTAGTGAGTACTTTTCATTTCTAATCTTACCATAGTATTACAAATTAAGAGTACTCTTGTTCTAAAATTATCAAAGCTTCGATAACCGAAGGCAATCCGTTTAATTACTTTGATTAAATTATTGGTTCCTTCTAGACGACCGTTAGAGTGAGGATACTTTATTGCATTTGAGACTGATGTCTCATATTTTTTTAGCGTCTTAATTGCTTTTTTCATCTGGATTGAGATGTTCTTTGGAGGGTCATTCAGGATTTCTAAAAGTGAAGTTATATTTTTATTTCGGATTGCTTGAGTTAAGCGTTGATGTACCCAATACGTTTCCTCAAACGTCTTGTCAACTCTCAATAAATCATCGACGATCATTGATTCACTCATCAAGTGTTTATAACATCGATAGTGACGGCAGTCATTACTATCAAGCTTGAGATTATCTTTTAATATAAGCTTCCAATAGTTCTTCAGTTTTGTCTTTGAGTCTGGTGTATCATTCATGACCGATACACGTGTCGAATTGAGTGCGCGATTCAAGTGCTGAACGATATGGAAACGATCCGTAATGATTTCAGCATTATGGAAACATGATTTGATAAGTTGAATATACGGCTCATACATATCAATTGAAATGGTTTTAACTTAATCACGGACTTCCTTTGGATATGTGTTGAAATAGCTCTTTAAATGGCCTAACAGCCTGTTTTGCACGATGTCGAGCACGTTCCCAGAGTCTGCATCCATATAAATGAATGACATTTTACCTTTTACAGATTTGACGGATCTAAACTCATCAAATGCAAGGTGTTCAGGAAGGGACAATAGAGAGACAACAAAATCTTCACGAATGTTTCCCAGCCAATTATTGACTGTTGTATGAGAGATATTTAAACTCTTTGCAATATCTTTTACAGAACGTTTGGACTTCAATTCAAGTATCGCTGCATGAAAAGTATTTGTTGATATTGAATGATTTGGTTTTACACATGTAGTTTCAGCGATTGTACCTTTATTGCATTTCTTACAACAAAACCGAGGTTTCTTTAGTCTGAGAATTGTCGGAGTATTTGATGCATTTGGTAGTTTAATAGAAACAGTCTTTATCCCATTTTTATAAATTGAGTGATTCTCATTGATACACCCACAGTGTACACAATGAGGAGGCGTGTTTACAGACAGTATTGCTTTGCATATATGAGCGGTTTTACCCTTAACTGTTTCTTGAGAAACACAATTATCTGAAAAAATGATGTTTGGGTCTTTAATATTTAAGAGCGAACGTATACAATTAGAGATGGACATAGATTTGTTCCTTTCTTGTGTGTAGTAACTTAAGTATAAGGTAAATCTATGTCTTTTTCTATTGTCTGATTAACATTAAAAAAGATGTTGATGATTTCTCACCAACACCAGAATTTCAAGAACCTGCGAAATTCGCTTACTAGTGCTTTGAATTTAATCATATGGTGGAGCTGGCGGGAGTCGAACCCGCGTCCAAGCAATGTCCCACATTCAGATGTCTACAGTTTATTCCGTTTGAGATAATCAAAGGGCTGCAAACGAACAAACAGCGATCTTTGATGTGCTCTTAGATTTTCGTCCATGCGTTCGAGCGACACACAGCTTATTCTTTGTAGGTTAGTTGATCTTACTTGCCCAAAGACTAAAACTTATAAGATCACACTGCAGCTTTAAAGCGTATTAAGCAGCGAATTGTAGTCTACTGTTTCCAGTTAATTTTGTTTGGTTGTAAGGCAACCACTCCACTGCAATCTGAATCAGACGAGAACCTGTCGAAACCATGACAGCCCCATAGAATTATTATAACAGATAAACTGTAGACGTTTGCACATTTTATCACTTAAGCGCTGTATTATAATACCATTAATCTCTTGAAAATCAAATAGGTTATATGAAGACATTTTTTATTTGAGAATACAGTTCGCTAATTTAGAAAGGTTTATTCACACCTAGCACAGAACAAGCTTGTTTATAATCCTTACGGTTTACATAAATATAGTACATATTTTGTAGGTTTGAATTCTCAAATGCAGTACCCAGCGTACTTCTTCTACTTGAAAACAGACTAAATGATTGTGAGTTTTGCGATCGTACTTTTGTTGAATATTTGATACCCTGTGCTGATAAATTATCACAAGCACGTGTATAGTCGCTCATATTTTGTGTTAAGTAAACTTCTCTTTTCATTCTTTCCCCTCCATTTTTTTACTTCCATCATGCACTAAAAACAAACTAATTTTCCTACCACAATTGTAGCATATTGCAGATTGATTTGTTGGAAAGAAACATCATCAAACCCACTAATTAGTAGTTATAAATTAATTTTATCATAATGATTCGGACAATAATATGGTAAAATTATGAGTAATACAGCGAAAGGGGAATCGCTTAATGACAATTAACATAGCACTGATCGACAGGGATATAGAAACACAGGAGTTTGTGCATTCTTACCTCAACTCTCAAAACTATACTTGTTCTACAAGATTATCTTTAAATACCTACAATACTAGCGATGATTTTTTTTACGATTTCCCTCAAGTGAAACCAGATCTTATTCTACTTGAGGTTGATCTCCCGGACATAAATGGACTCGAATTTTCAAATAAAATTCTTACATCGCATCCGGATACCTATATTGTCTTTTTAACATCAAATTGTCGAAATATTAACGAGGCATTTGAACATAATATATCAAACTATATTCTCAAGGAATCGATAAAAGCTGACTTACCGATTGTATTAGGAGATGTTTTGAAACACCTGTGCTCAAAGATATTCCAAAAGGTTACTTTAAGAACCGAGTATGGTCCAGCCGACATTAACTGCGAAGATATTGTTTTGATTCAATATGTAAATCGCAAACCAATCATTTACCTAGAAAATGATACGATAAATATCTGTGGGCATTCTCTTAAATCAATCTATAAACATCTCAATCCTACACAATTTATTAGACCAAATAGTAGTACAATCATAAACATGAAGCACATTAAATCAATCTGTAAAAATACGATACACTTATATAATAACAATCAGTTAATCAGCGTTTCTAGAGGGAGATATACTGACATTCGTCAACGCTACATTCAATATTGTCTTCAAGTGACAAATAATAATTAATAATATCAAATAATTCTTCAACTGATTATCTTGCTTATTTTACTAGATAATCTTTTTTGTTATTATAAAGGAAATACTTATTATCAGAGGAGAAACCACCATGAAGTACTTTCACAGTAACATTGATATTAGCAATCACGATGAGATTATAGGAACACTGCTTCTTCATTCAAATCTCCCTGGACCGCGTGGTAACTTAGAATTAATTGAGGAATTTGCCACCGTGTTCTCAAATCTCCAACAAGATGATGCTCATTTTGAGTTTCTATTTAAGCTATGGAAGACACCTTCAACTGGAGACGATGCAGAAACAATTCTCGTTTTATCTGGACTTTGGGGGTTTGGATATTTTGCCATTAATAATCAATATAGATCTCGTGTGTATCCAGTATTCCAATGTGCAATGAACGATCCACGATGGCGTGTTCGTGAAATCATTCAAGAAAGTTTGAAAATCGTTGCCCGTCATGATTATAATCAGTTTGTTTCTTTGTATGCTTCGTATGACCATCCTACACTATTAGAATTGCGCGCATTTCTCTCAACCGCTGCACACCCAGAAATTCTGAAGGAATCGCATCAACACAATTTCGCAATCCATCTGTTGAAACAGTCTTTTGACCGGTACCTTATAGTCTCACAACAACTCACCAAAAAAGATTTAGCCTTTGATGCATACCAAAAAGGACTTATGTTTGCACCGAGTGTTATTGTTGCTGCATGTCCTGCACTTGGTTTTCAAGTTCTGAATTCATATGCAAATAAATCTCCACTACTCAACAAAGTCCTTATTTCAAACCTTAAAAAGAATCGATTAATAAAGAAGTATGGGGATACTTGTGAATCATGCTTGTCGATCCTGCAGTAAGTTTATAAATATTCTCTTAATACGGATTTGTGTATAAGGTCACGTGCGCGCTTAGCATCTCCTTTTTCTAGTGTTCCAAAATAAAATTCAAGAACACGTTGCAGGGTGAAATTTCGAACGATTTTGATCATCTCTGGATCCTTTAGAAGCGGAATTAGTTCTAAGAGTGTTTCTTTAGTTTCGCTATTTTCCATGAGTTTTTGTAGTGTGTTATCTGGGATTGCTGGTGTAGGTTCGTTTTGAAGGCGAATCCATTCAACGCTCAAATCAAACCACCGTGCAAAATGTGCTTCAACTTGTGTTGCATCATTCATGATTGAAGCATCTGCCACTGACAATCCATGTGCTCCTCTTTCAAAGATATGTGCTTCAAAAGGCACATCATGCTTCTCAAGTGCATTCATATATTTTATTGTATTTTCAACCGGAACTAAATCATCTCCAAAGGTTGTGAATAAAAAGGTTGGTGGAGTAAGTGCTGTAACACAGGTTTCTAATGATGGAGCATCAATGTTCATAAGATAAGCGAAAGAGCCAAGTAATGCAGGATAACCTAATAGACATCCGTTTGGTTTATGTTCGCCTAAATTTGACACAGCGGCTGCAAGATGGCCTCCAGCGGAGAATCCGAGTACATATATCCGGTCCGGGTCAACATTCCATGCTTTTGCATGTGTTCGAATCATATTAATTGATGTGGATGCTTCATTTAATGCCGTTTTGAAGTTTCTTTGGTCCCCTACACAATATCTAAGTACTGCACTATGGAACCCTTCACCTAGGTACTTAAATGCTACAGGATCTGCTTCTCTATCACTACAAAAACTATAACCTC
This DNA window, taken from Erysipelothrix larvae, encodes the following:
- a CDS encoding cupin domain-containing protein → MMKYMDKDVFTKVDTFGVGAYNEAYKAYFTKDSFLNPIHNHKGEPTGVSNVTFEPGCRNNWHIHHAQSGGGQMLICTFGEGWYQEAGKEAISLHEGMIITIASGVKHWHGAKKDSWFSHLAYAIPGVEAYNEWLEVVSQEDYDAL
- a CDS encoding DUF2207 domain-containing protein, producing the protein MKRLRKLIYAMITVVVLVGITSCSSSEYDFARITGLDYSAVVVDEAGSNGKVVITEQLTFDIHAADEDNGFWELWRELPESYVDGVKVEYNVISVKQIFEDGSVQVFEESPKLYWDDEDFVGYDGKYGPGKWFHSKGPYDGYTNFECLLIYVDGLYRETPVFEIQYEMSNAALRYNDASELYLSLYYGDSINYLDSVKGEILFPLDKMPREGNYEAFTYGTNAHEFPFEESTSKNEGYHTFFFELDESQLTFKSFNQYIEFALIAFGEDRHVFTQFASQNNYFDQDMLPSIRAAQAEFEQLPIVAAQNRMKLFVGSIIGTFGVMILALFINFIVKKTNPMYKPSMHIDYFRDIPNDLDANFARKLVFAKTYTKDNIGDGYAAAMLSLVHKGYVDVEQINPSKGWSQKNVKIHVRNDVPNESQINPVQKPVLSPVEERYFNLILRHAKSGEITQQAFQNKISSDYEYTNRFVQDVKTSTDRIGIVDGYFKNKNYKSPKYTMLGFAITFVVIGILVMIIGNLSIYQTRLELAYGAFFILGFGFILSGLYMAFVSRNYILLTQFGQDEYEKWHGLYKFLNSETLMKERTILELALWEKYLIYATAFGISEKVVKALEIRCPEAVMNSSPILRNPHFRTRAFYATSRNSFSSATRSASFTARSGGHGGYGGGGRGGGGGGGGH
- a CDS encoding glutathionylspermidine synthase family protein; amino-acid sequence: MKLLTIPKDQYEDYRLDVIFDGYKWDPQFLDNNTIARHVLVLSKQEHQELKSLTESLSKETIEAETIINQNLNLTKKLGLSRKIKKDIKNMTNYDPHLHIRLMRYDFHPVVQGGWALSEVNSDVPGGFAEASLMPQIASKYFPSHTFTVHSFGERMGEAVKEKVRRGGRIMMVHCTSYSDDRQVMQFLGDQLKASGYDIIYGAADHLKFENTQAMSILDNHEGKIDGIIRFTPLEWLIDIKPKHWGGYFNTLTPSCNHPIAEFAQSKQFPLIWDDLAQVGVDLPTWKKLLPETVTVREAKGKEGFIYKPVWGRVGEGITIKEACRGDEYDKIMKDVRRHPKRYIAQKKFESKALIDDENKPYHVCLGAYSINGKGAGYYARISESPRIDSHAQDIPVLVEGE
- a CDS encoding LemA family protein, which gives rise to MERYIIGAILFALAIYVLVMYNSLVKRRNMVENQKSQIDVELQRRFDLIPNLVEVVKGYAGYEKNTLEDVISARNNYIHTKDNTSDALQSNASLSGALSRLFALSESYPDLKANKNFLDLQSELSNTEKKIAYSRQFYNDSVYRLNNKIDMFPSNIVATLFRFKKEAFFETTDSQRANVNVTL
- a CDS encoding transposase → MYEPYIQLIKSCFHNAEIITDRFHIVQHLNRALNSTRVSVMNDTPDSKTKLKNYWKLILKDNLKLDSNDCRHYRCYKHLMSESMIVDDLLRVDKTFEETYWVHQRLTQAIRNKNITSLLEILNDPPKNISIQMKKAIKTLKKYETSVSNAIKYPHSNGRLEGTNNLIKVIKRIAFGYRSFDNFRTRVLLICNTMVRLEMKSTH
- a CDS encoding transposase family protein: MSISNCIRSLLNIKDPNIIFSDNCVSQETVKGKTAHICKAILSVNTPPHCVHCGCINENHSIYKNGIKTVSIKLPNASNTPTILRLKKPRFCCKKCNKGTIAETTCVKPNHSISTNTFHAAILELKSKRSVKDIAKSLNISHTTVNNWLGNIREDFVVSLLSLPEHLAFDEFRSVKSVKGKMSFIYMDADSGNVLDIVQNRLLGHLKSYFNTYPKEVRD
- a CDS encoding response regulator transcription factor, whose protein sequence is MTINIALIDRDIETQEFVHSYLNSQNYTCSTRLSLNTYNTSDDFFYDFPQVKPDLILLEVDLPDINGLEFSNKILTSHPDTYIVFLTSNCRNINEAFEHNISNYILKESIKADLPIVLGDVLKHLCSKIFQKVTLRTEYGPADINCEDIVLIQYVNRKPIIYLENDTINICGHSLKSIYKHLNPTQFIRPNSSTIINMKHIKSICKNTIHLYNNNQLISVSRGRYTDIRQRYIQYCLQVTNNN
- a CDS encoding alpha/beta hydrolase, whose product is MKHMSYTLSEDGNSTLDVYLHNQSKEMRPVNKRPLVLIFPGGGYSFCSDREADPVAFKYLGEGFHSAVLRYCVGDQRNFKTALNEASTSINMIRTHAKAWNVDPDRIYVLGFSAGGHLAAAVSNLGEHKPNGCLLGYPALLGSFAYLMNIDAPSLETCVTALTPPTFLFTTFGDDLVPVENTIKYMNALEKHDVPFEAHIFERGAHGLSVADASIMNDATQVEAHFARWFDLSVEWIRLQNEPTPAIPDNTLQKLMENSETKETLLELIPLLKDPEMIKIVRNFTLQRVLEFYFGTLEKGDAKRARDLIHKSVLREYL